The Fulvivirga ligni genome window below encodes:
- a CDS encoding RHS repeat-associated core domain-containing protein — protein sequence MDIMKVALATISSIGVSALIGAVTGGFGGIDAGTETQQAIYNTLGNAIAGIGISGSSSDNVPAAYLNYILFDENMQYYQHGHAQITLAANMEHEQINLNNIEASKPGFIYIYLSNESNSPNSVYFDDIQISVRETAIIQTDDYYPFGLAFNSYQRVTAKENKYRYNGKERISDLNLGWDDYGARMYEAAIGRWHAVDPLADQMRRYSPYNYGFDNPIRFIDPDGMLSTDVIDNEDGTYTVVGGDPNDGDDNIYVVNKNEDGGYNRTGESIGKSITSHSFFDDNENAVIGAVIDLNSTEGQYFIDNDIVNEDPDLIEYMPNATGENL from the coding sequence ATGGATATTATGAAGGTGGCACTGGCTACAATAAGTAGCATAGGAGTCTCTGCCTTGATTGGTGCTGTTACAGGTGGGTTTGGAGGTATTGATGCTGGGACTGAAACTCAACAAGCTATTTATAACACATTGGGTAATGCTATAGCTGGTATAGGAATATCGGGAAGCTCAAGTGATAATGTGCCTGCTGCTTACCTGAATTACATTTTATTTGATGAGAATATGCAATATTATCAGCATGGTCACGCACAGATAACTCTAGCAGCCAATATGGAACATGAGCAGATTAATTTGAATAACATAGAGGCTTCCAAGCCTGGCTTTATATATATTTACTTAAGCAATGAAAGTAATAGTCCTAATTCTGTATATTTTGATGATATACAAATATCTGTAAGAGAGACTGCAATTATTCAAACTGATGATTACTATCCTTTTGGACTGGCTTTTAACTCTTATCAGAGGGTTACTGCCAAGGAGAATAAGTACCGTTATAATGGGAAAGAGCGCATATCTGATCTTAACTTAGGTTGGGATGATTACGGCGCGCGAATGTATGAGGCTGCAATTGGTAGATGGCATGCGGTAGATCCTTTGGCAGATCAAATGCGAAGGTACTCGCCTTACAACTATGGCTTCGATAATCCGATAAGGTTTATTGATCCAGATGGTATGCTTTCAACCGATGTTATCGACAATGAGGATGGTACTTATACTGTAGTGGGCGGGGATCCAAATGATGGAGATGATAACATTTATGTTGTTAATAAAAACGAAGATGGTGGGTATAACCGTACTGGTGAGAGTATAGGAAAATCAATTACTTCACATTCTTTTTTCGATGATAATGAGAATGCTGTAATAGGTGCGGTGATTGATTTAAACTCCACCGAGGGTCAATACTTTATTGATAATGACATAGTGAACGAAGATCCCGATTTGATTGAATATATGCCAAATGCTACTGGGGAAAACCTTTAG
- a CDS encoding phage integrase SAM-like domain-containing protein, with translation MKNYRSTESYIRQFLKTKLRVKDIYLEDLNYGFIKSFERYIRNNPLQANFPCNQNGTMKHMERLCKMMNLALREEMDNQKSIYKVSIKV, from the coding sequence ATGAAGAATTATCGGAGTACGGAAAGTTATATCCGGCAATTCCTTAAAACCAAGCTTAGAGTTAAAGATATTTATCTTGAGGATTTGAATTATGGATTCATTAAATCATTTGAAAGATATATTAGAAACAATCCTTTGCAGGCTAATTTTCCATGTAATCAGAATGGCACTATGAAGCATATGGAAAGGTTATGTAAAATGATGAATTTGGCTTTAAGAGAAGAAATGGATAACCAAAAATCCATTTATAAAGTATCGATTAAAGTTTAA
- a CDS encoding DUF6443 domain-containing protein has protein sequence MPGTDIQKWSFTANWQSVTGANGYRLDVSTTSDFSKILTSFNNIFVGGLTKNISGVDSDLTYYYRVRASNASGVSANSEVIEVKALQDYNYVRETIALKAGFHNGNDLRNSVIAYKQDQYSYVDDIGRPLQEVFVEQSPSQMDVVIPHSYDKYGRESVQYLPFVEGENGEFKSNFIAKEKTSYATSVNPQFQFYQDNTTTVATDTNPYSVSIFESSPLNRIIEQGAPGSSWQPGQASIEYKYEFNNDSDHVTIWDISNSGDLIALNSYEAGELYKYITTDEHENQVIEFTDKTGLSVRKRVQANELGTLWADTYYVFDNLGNLRYVLPPMANKKIEEGASINDNFLQKWAFCYQYDGRKRMIAKRVPGSDWIYMIYDKRNRLVLTQDGNLRENDHWLFTKYDALNRPVAYRYLSSRRLC, from the coding sequence TTGCCAGGTACTGATATCCAGAAATGGTCTTTTACTGCGAATTGGCAATCAGTGACTGGGGCTAATGGCTATCGTTTGGACGTGTCTACCACCAGTGACTTTTCAAAGATATTAACCTCCTTTAACAATATTTTTGTAGGTGGTTTGACTAAAAATATTAGTGGTGTCGATTCAGATTTAACATATTATTATCGGGTAAGAGCAAGCAATGCGAGTGGGGTTTCAGCTAATTCCGAGGTAATTGAAGTTAAGGCACTGCAAGATTACAATTACGTAAGAGAAACCATTGCTTTAAAAGCAGGGTTTCATAATGGTAATGATTTGAGAAATTCTGTTATAGCATATAAACAAGATCAATATAGCTATGTAGATGATATAGGCAGACCATTGCAGGAAGTATTTGTAGAACAATCACCTTCCCAGATGGATGTGGTCATTCCGCATTCTTATGATAAATATGGAAGAGAGTCAGTTCAATATCTTCCTTTTGTTGAGGGTGAGAATGGCGAATTTAAGAGTAATTTCATTGCTAAAGAAAAGACTTCCTACGCTACATCTGTTAACCCTCAATTTCAATTTTATCAGGATAATACAACTACCGTGGCCACTGATACAAATCCTTATTCTGTCTCTATCTTCGAGTCATCACCTTTAAATCGAATTATAGAACAAGGTGCTCCTGGTTCAAGTTGGCAGCCAGGTCAAGCCTCTATAGAATATAAATATGAGTTTAATAACGATAGCGATCATGTTACTATTTGGGATATAAGCAATTCAGGAGATTTAATTGCCTTAAATAGTTATGAGGCGGGAGAGTTATATAAATATATAACTACTGATGAACACGAGAATCAGGTAATAGAATTCACAGATAAAACGGGACTTTCTGTACGTAAAAGAGTTCAGGCGAATGAATTAGGTACGTTATGGGCAGATACATATTATGTGTTTGATAATTTAGGAAACCTACGTTATGTGCTTCCCCCCATGGCTAATAAAAAAATTGAAGAGGGGGCTTCCATTAATGATAATTTTCTTCAGAAATGGGCGTTTTGTTATCAATATGACGGTAGAAAAAGAATGATTGCTAAAAGAGTACCGGGCTCCGATTGGATTTACATGATTTATGATAAACGAAATAGATTGGTTCTTACTCAGGATGGCAATCTGCGAGAAAATGATCATTGGCTATTTACTAAATATGATGCATTAAATAGACCTGTAGCTTACAGGTATTTATCATCAAGGAGACTCTGTTAG
- a CDS encoding toxin-antitoxin system YwqK family antitoxin has translation MLLEISQSQDGKNHGKYVRYYPSGKKYFQVEYFRGQPTGKATEWHENGKIKIAYYYENGLENGSYILWDSTGTKLLEGQMKDCFLALFCPSHFILKNSFINWFHK, from the coding sequence GTGTTACTAGAAATTAGTCAATCTCAGGACGGTAAAAATCATGGAAAATATGTGCGCTATTATCCTTCAGGGAAGAAATATTTTCAGGTGGAATATTTTAGAGGACAGCCAACTGGAAAGGCAACTGAATGGCATGAGAATGGTAAAATTAAAATAGCCTATTATTACGAAAATGGCCTAGAGAACGGATCTTATATCTTATGGGATAGTACGGGGACAAAACTACTGGAAGGACAGATGAAGGATTGTTTTTTGGCACTTTTCTGCCCATCCCATTTTATACTTAAAAATAGTTTCATAAATTGGTTTCATAAATAA
- a CDS encoding recombinase family protein, which produces MNIGYARVSTQDQKLEVQLSELQKYGCEMIFKEKQSAIKERPELDKMISHLRKGDTVVVWKLDRLGRSLRHLVNLIGSFKDMRVDFVSINDNIDTTTSQGRLMFNLFASFAEFEREMISERTKAGLAHARKFGRKGGRKPGISKEGKIKAWAALKRTRDSDTPIAQIQKELGLSKATYYRYLQWAQGEEKRKIALK; this is translated from the coding sequence ATGAACATAGGTTATGCCAGGGTTTCCACCCAAGACCAAAAGCTGGAGGTGCAACTTTCAGAGCTGCAGAAGTACGGCTGTGAAATGATATTTAAGGAAAAGCAAAGCGCCATTAAAGAACGACCGGAACTTGATAAGATGATCAGCCATCTAAGGAAGGGAGATACCGTGGTAGTCTGGAAGCTTGACCGCCTGGGTAGATCTCTTCGGCACCTGGTGAACCTGATAGGTTCTTTCAAAGATATGAGAGTAGACTTCGTGAGTATCAATGACAATATTGACACCACCACCTCCCAGGGCAGGCTTATGTTTAACCTCTTTGCCTCCTTTGCCGAGTTCGAAAGAGAAATGATTAGTGAAAGGACTAAGGCCGGATTAGCACATGCCAGAAAGTTTGGAAGAAAAGGAGGGAGGAAGCCAGGTATTTCAAAAGAAGGAAAGATCAAAGCTTGGGCAGCATTGAAGCGGACCAGGGATTCAGATACACCTATTGCTCAGATTCAAAAGGAGCTGGGACTTTCTAAAGCTACTTATTATCGTTATCTTCAGTGGGCTCAGGGAGAGGAGAAGAGGAAAATTGCTTTAAAATAA